In one Arenibacter antarcticus genomic region, the following are encoded:
- a CDS encoding efflux RND transporter permease subunit has translation MLNKSIKFLIENKLIAVLLLVLFVGWGVINAPFDWNTGPLPRNPVAVDAIPDIGENQQIVFTKWDGRSPQDIEDQITYPLTTSLLGIPGVKTIRSSSMFGFSSIYIIFEEDIEFYWSRSRILEKLNSLPAGLLPDAVNPALGPDATGLGQIYWYTLEGRDENGNVTGGWDLHELRSIQDFYVKYALSSASGVSEVASIGGYVLEYQVDVNPELMKQYKIGLDDVVKAVKQSNKDVGAQTIEINQAEYLIRGLGYVKSIADLENAVVTSENFTSIRLKDIAKVSHGPATRRGILDKEGAEVVGGVVVARYGANPMEVINNVKEKIKELSSGLPSKVLSDGRTSQLTVVPFYDRTELIQETLGTLDEALSLEILITIFVIIIMVFNLRASVLISGLLPVAVLMVFISMKLFNVDANIVALSGIAIAIGTMVDVGVILTENVLRHIDENDDDVPMNTVVYNATSEVSGAILTAVMTTIISFIPVFTMIGAEGKLFRPLAFTKTAALTASLIVALFLIPPFAAYLFKKRSLKTSFRYMLNGAMIIVGVLAVIFGYPLGLILVAFGVVGFLSLKEKITPKRANDVNIFVSALAIIFLLAEYWRPLGVDRSFFINLIFVGLICFGLLGVFTLFRNYYVRILNWALRNKLLFLSVPTAIVIFGVLIMRNTGKEFMPSLNEGSFLLMPTSMPHSGVEENKRVLQQLDMAVASLPEIETVVGKSGRTESALDPAPLSMYENIIQYKSEYIQNEKRKRQRFKVNEDGLFVLKDGSLVSNPNNEIGEENANYDTSKLKDPFSVGSSQLIPDDDGEYFRNWRPEIKSPDDIWKEIVRVTKLPGVTSAPKLQPIETRLVMLQTGMRAPMGIKVKGQDLKEIEAFGLQLEDILKQSEGVKNEAVFADRIVGKPYLLLDIDRDRLARYGITVEQVQQVIQVSIGGMVLTQTVEGRERYGIRVRYPRELRANPNDLKDIYVPVEKGSPVPLSELVTIRYEQGPQVIKSEDTFLVGYVLFDKIDGFAEVDVVENAQALIQGKIDSGELIVPKGINYQFTGTYENQLRAEKTLSLVVPLALAIIFLILYFQFRSVATSLMVFTGIAVAFAGGFLMIWFYGQDWFLNFNFFGENLRDLFQMHTINLSVAVWVGFIALFGIATDDGVVMATYLTQTFDRNTPETKQEIRASVVEAGEKRIRPCLMTTATTILALLPVLTSTGRGSDIMIPMAIPSFGGMLIALMTLFVVPVLYSWREELKVKN, from the coding sequence ATGCTAAATAAAAGCATCAAATTTCTCATAGAGAATAAACTTATTGCCGTATTACTACTTGTTTTGTTTGTAGGGTGGGGAGTCATAAATGCGCCCTTTGATTGGAATACAGGTCCATTGCCACGTAACCCTGTAGCCGTAGATGCCATCCCTGATATTGGTGAAAACCAACAAATTGTATTTACGAAATGGGATGGCCGTTCTCCACAAGATATTGAGGACCAAATTACCTATCCGTTAACCACATCGCTTTTAGGAATTCCAGGAGTTAAGACCATACGTAGTTCATCTATGTTCGGTTTTTCAAGTATCTACATCATTTTTGAAGAGGATATCGAATTCTACTGGAGCCGAAGCCGAATACTGGAGAAGTTAAATTCACTCCCAGCAGGACTACTACCTGATGCAGTGAATCCGGCACTAGGACCGGATGCTACTGGACTTGGCCAAATATATTGGTACACGCTCGAAGGCCGGGATGAAAACGGAAACGTAACAGGTGGCTGGGATTTACATGAATTGAGAAGTATCCAAGATTTCTACGTGAAATATGCACTGTCTTCGGCAAGCGGTGTATCTGAAGTGGCCTCTATTGGGGGTTACGTTTTGGAATACCAAGTGGATGTCAACCCAGAGTTGATGAAACAGTACAAAATCGGATTAGATGATGTTGTAAAAGCAGTTAAACAAAGTAATAAGGATGTAGGTGCCCAAACCATAGAAATTAATCAGGCGGAATATTTGATACGTGGTTTGGGCTATGTTAAATCCATTGCCGACCTGGAAAATGCTGTGGTGACATCAGAAAATTTCACCTCTATACGCTTAAAGGACATTGCAAAAGTTTCTCATGGACCCGCTACAAGAAGAGGAATTTTAGATAAAGAAGGGGCAGAAGTTGTAGGTGGTGTTGTGGTGGCGCGTTATGGTGCCAACCCAATGGAGGTCATTAATAACGTTAAGGAGAAAATAAAGGAGCTGAGCTCAGGCCTTCCCTCTAAAGTTTTGAGTGATGGCAGGACTTCCCAGCTTACCGTGGTTCCCTTTTATGACAGAACGGAGCTCATTCAAGAAACATTGGGAACGTTGGACGAGGCACTGTCATTGGAGATTTTAATCACCATTTTCGTAATCATTATAATGGTATTCAATTTAAGGGCTTCGGTGTTAATATCCGGTCTCTTACCAGTAGCTGTATTGATGGTTTTTATTTCCATGAAACTGTTTAATGTAGATGCCAATATTGTTGCGCTATCCGGTATTGCAATTGCTATTGGTACCATGGTTGATGTGGGTGTTATTCTTACGGAAAATGTGCTGCGGCATATCGATGAAAACGACGATGATGTACCCATGAATACCGTTGTGTACAATGCAACTTCCGAAGTTTCAGGGGCTATATTGACAGCGGTAATGACCACTATTATAAGTTTCATTCCAGTGTTCACTATGATCGGTGCTGAAGGTAAATTATTTAGGCCGTTGGCATTTACTAAAACAGCAGCCCTAACCGCATCCCTGATCGTGGCCTTATTTTTAATACCCCCGTTTGCAGCCTATTTGTTTAAAAAGCGCAGCTTAAAGACTTCCTTTCGTTATATGCTTAATGGAGCAATGATAATCGTAGGTGTGTTGGCTGTTATTTTTGGATACCCTCTTGGATTAATATTAGTGGCATTTGGTGTAGTAGGCTTCCTATCGTTAAAGGAAAAGATTACCCCAAAACGTGCCAATGACGTTAACATATTTGTGTCTGCCCTTGCCATTATATTTTTATTGGCAGAATATTGGAGGCCCTTGGGAGTAGATCGAAGCTTCTTTATAAATTTAATTTTCGTAGGTCTCATCTGTTTTGGTCTTCTTGGAGTGTTTACACTTTTTAGAAACTATTATGTGCGAATTTTAAATTGGGCATTGCGCAATAAATTGTTATTTCTTTCCGTACCCACAGCCATAGTAATTTTTGGTGTGTTGATTATGCGTAATACCGGTAAGGAATTTATGCCATCCCTGAATGAAGGCTCTTTTCTGTTGATGCCGACTTCCATGCCGCATTCTGGCGTTGAAGAAAATAAACGGGTATTGCAACAATTGGATATGGCAGTAGCTAGCCTTCCTGAGATTGAAACTGTTGTTGGTAAATCCGGTCGTACGGAATCGGCATTGGATCCAGCACCCTTGTCGATGTATGAAAACATAATCCAATACAAATCAGAATACATTCAAAATGAGAAAAGGAAAAGACAGCGATTTAAAGTAAATGAAGATGGATTATTTGTTCTCAAGGATGGAAGTTTGGTTTCAAATCCAAATAACGAAATAGGGGAGGAGAATGCTAATTACGATACATCTAAATTAAAGGACCCATTTTCTGTGGGCAGTTCACAACTTATTCCAGATGATGATGGGGAATACTTTAGAAACTGGCGGCCAGAGATAAAATCCCCAGATGATATTTGGAAGGAAATTGTTAGAGTCACAAAGCTTCCCGGGGTTACCTCGGCGCCTAAATTACAACCTATTGAAACACGATTGGTGATGTTGCAAACAGGGATGCGGGCTCCTATGGGTATTAAGGTGAAAGGGCAAGATTTAAAGGAGATAGAAGCCTTTGGACTGCAGTTGGAGGACATATTAAAACAATCTGAAGGTGTTAAGAATGAAGCGGTCTTTGCTGATCGTATTGTAGGGAAACCTTATCTGTTGTTGGATATTGACAGAGACCGACTTGCCCGATATGGAATTACCGTAGAGCAGGTGCAACAAGTCATACAAGTGTCCATTGGAGGAATGGTGCTTACACAAACGGTAGAAGGTAGGGAGCGTTATGGTATTCGAGTTCGCTATCCAAGGGAATTGCGCGCAAACCCAAATGATCTGAAGGATATTTATGTTCCCGTAGAAAAGGGAAGTCCGGTCCCCTTAAGTGAGCTTGTTACTATTAGATATGAGCAAGGGCCGCAAGTCATAAAGAGTGAGGATACTTTCCTGGTGGGGTACGTTCTTTTTGATAAAATTGATGGTTTTGCCGAAGTAGATGTGGTGGAGAATGCGCAAGCGCTTATCCAGGGAAAAATCGATTCAGGAGAACTGATTGTGCCTAAAGGGATCAACTATCAGTTTACGGGAACCTATGAAAATCAATTACGAGCGGAGAAAACCTTATCGCTTGTGGTGCCTTTGGCCTTGGCAATCATCTTCTTGATCTTGTATTTCCAATTCCGATCGGTAGCCACATCCTTAATGGTTTTTACAGGGATAGCAGTTGCCTTTGCAGGAGGATTTTTGATGATCTGGTTTTACGGGCAGGACTGGTTCCTAAACTTTAACTTCTTTGGAGAGAATTTACGGGACTTATTTCAAATGCACACCATTAATTTAAGTGTCGCCGTTTGGGTTGGTTTTATTGCTTTGTTCGGTATTGCAACAGATGATGGTGTGGTAATGGCAACCTACCTGACCCAAACCTTTGATAGAAATACGCCCGAAACAAAACAGGAAATAAGAGCCTCTGTAGTTGAGGCTGGAGAAAAACGTATTCGTCCTTGTTTAATGACCACGGCAACAACCATATTGGCACTATTACCGGTTTTAACGTCCACAGGACGTGGAAGTGATATTATGATTCCTATGGCAATTCCAAGTTTTGGAGGTATGCTTATAGCATTGATGACCCTATTTGTGGTTCCGGTATTGTATAGCTGGAGAGAAGAATTAAAAGTGAAAAATTAA
- a CDS encoding HYC_CC_PP family protein produces the protein MKSFFHKMLSVAMATLVLFTTMSFALDMHYCGETLVDFSLAQNTHTCGMEISQSENDCESEVPEQSCCTDKQIIVEGLDNLKLSFDKLSFEQQTFVATFFYSYINLFEDLDKNTIPFRDYKPPYLIQDIQKLHETYLI, from the coding sequence ATGAAATCATTTTTCCATAAAATGTTATCTGTAGCTATGGCGACCCTAGTGTTATTTACCACTATGTCGTTCGCACTGGATATGCATTATTGTGGAGAGACTTTGGTTGATTTTTCTTTGGCCCAAAATACCCATACCTGCGGGATGGAGATATCACAATCTGAAAATGATTGCGAAAGTGAGGTTCCCGAACAATCCTGTTGTACAGATAAACAAATAATTGTCGAGGGTCTGGATAATCTTAAACTTTCATTTGATAAATTATCTTTCGAGCAACAAACTTTCGTTGCTACTTTTTTCTACTCGTATATAAATCTTTTTGAGGATCTGGACAAAAATACCATTCCGTTCAGGGATTATAAACCTCCATACCTCATACAGGATATACAAAAACTTCACGAGACCTATTTAATTTGA
- a CDS encoding ABC transporter ATP-binding protein: MAIIELNNISKRYQNADTYAVDEVSFSLEKGEILALVGESGSGKTTLLRLIAGLEHPNSGTIQLSGEIIVSGRKSLPANKRKTGMVFQDYALFPHLTIFENVAFGLKGLKKKEAEQRVYETINLTGLKEDVKKYPHQLSGGQQQRVALARALAPRPELLLMDEPFSNLDTILRDQVREEVRQIIKAMGITAILVTHDTKDAFSTADKIAVMLNGKLLQIDTPDALYNDPNSSYVAELFGKSNNVVATVAPGGFKTPFGFVSGPKNCPLSVNRDKVNLFFRAEETDFCNAEEPHLCGMVEQCMYLGDHMQLKVCCNRCTSCANDCEGTTMDDTQRILLRSSVQSWKPGDIVRFKLKNFKVKETES; encoded by the coding sequence ATGGCGATTATTGAATTAAATAATATTAGTAAACGATATCAGAACGCCGACACCTATGCGGTGGATGAGGTGTCTTTTTCATTGGAGAAAGGGGAGATATTGGCGCTTGTTGGAGAAAGCGGTTCGGGGAAAACAACCTTATTGCGGTTGATTGCAGGACTGGAGCATCCCAATTCGGGAACTATTCAACTGAGTGGAGAAATTATTGTGAGCGGTCGTAAATCCTTACCCGCCAATAAGCGAAAAACGGGGATGGTTTTTCAAGATTATGCCTTGTTCCCACACCTGACCATTTTTGAAAATGTTGCATTTGGATTAAAAGGTCTCAAAAAAAAGGAGGCCGAGCAACGGGTTTATGAAACTATTAATCTGACCGGTTTAAAGGAGGATGTAAAAAAATACCCCCATCAACTTTCTGGGGGTCAGCAGCAACGAGTTGCATTGGCTAGGGCACTTGCGCCAAGACCAGAACTGTTGTTGATGGATGAGCCATTTAGTAATTTAGATACTATTCTGCGCGATCAAGTACGTGAGGAAGTGCGACAGATAATCAAAGCCATGGGTATCACCGCCATCTTGGTGACACACGATACTAAGGATGCCTTCTCTACGGCCGATAAAATTGCGGTAATGCTGAACGGGAAATTATTGCAGATAGATACCCCGGATGCTTTATATAACGACCCTAACTCTTCCTATGTAGCGGAGCTGTTCGGGAAATCGAACAACGTGGTGGCTACCGTTGCGCCAGGAGGATTTAAAACTCCCTTTGGTTTTGTGTCGGGACCAAAGAATTGTCCGCTATCGGTAAATAGAGATAAGGTGAATTTGTTTTTTAGGGCCGAGGAAACCGATTTTTGCAACGCAGAGGAGCCACACCTCTGTGGGATGGTAGAACAGTGTATGTACCTGGGCGATCATATGCAGTTAAAAGTATGCTGTAACCGATGTACTAGTTGTGCCAACGATTGCGAGGGCACCACAATGGACGATACGCAGCGTATTTTGCTGAGGTCTTCAGTACAATCTTGGAAGCCTGGGGATATAGTGCGGTTTAAACTCAAGAATTTTAAGGTCAAAGAAACCGAATCCTAA
- a CDS encoding iron ABC transporter permease, producing MAKRTTYWWNKWTGGAIVILLLVLTPIFTILIKLFDKPGEHWGHIASNLLPSYFINSFLLLLGVGVFTFLIGVSMAWLVSVYDFPGRKYFEWLLILPLAFPSYMMGYSYVGILEYTGPIQAFFRNNFDIHFKGAIIDIMNMPGAIFILSISLFPYVYVICRASFMRQSSAMQEAAFLLGSNRMQMFAKIALPMARPAVAGGIALVGMEVLNDYGTVKYFGVDTFTSGIFRAWFSFGDINTAIYLSAILTVIVLVLIWLENIQRGRRNWNAGSAGTKPAIRIMPRRKSTRWLYTVLCMVVLLISFIFPLSQLFYWVSLTWRNVVDSEFGILIFRSFSLAIGSAVAIAVISIFLLYATRLSPLRWTKHIARTASLGYAIPGAVIAVGVMIPMMGLDRKINWAISHELGMILSGTLFILVVAYIVRFMAVGYNAIDAGFQKTGASVNEVARSLGASPLRTLWKIDLPLIKNSIAGAVLLAFVDILKELPLTLILRPFNFHTLATKAFDMATNEMIAESANASLVVVLTGVIPIIVLNNMISRKE from the coding sequence ATGGCAAAAAGAACCACCTATTGGTGGAATAAGTGGACGGGAGGGGCAATTGTAATATTGCTTCTAGTACTGACCCCAATCTTCACTATTCTGATCAAGCTCTTCGATAAGCCCGGAGAGCATTGGGGGCATATTGCGTCTAATTTATTGCCCTCTTATTTCATCAATTCCTTTCTTTTATTGCTCGGGGTAGGCGTCTTTACTTTTCTTATCGGGGTGAGTATGGCGTGGTTGGTCTCTGTGTACGATTTTCCCGGACGTAAGTATTTTGAGTGGCTTTTAATTCTTCCCCTTGCTTTTCCTTCCTATATGATGGGTTATAGTTATGTGGGAATATTGGAATATACTGGACCAATACAGGCGTTTTTTCGCAATAACTTCGATATACATTTTAAAGGGGCCATCATCGATATCATGAATATGCCGGGGGCCATTTTTATTCTTTCTATAAGTCTGTTCCCCTACGTTTATGTAATTTGTAGGGCATCTTTTATGCGCCAATCCAGTGCCATGCAAGAGGCGGCCTTTCTTTTGGGCAGCAATCGGATGCAGATGTTCGCAAAGATTGCCCTTCCTATGGCCAGACCGGCAGTAGCGGGAGGAATAGCCTTGGTGGGTATGGAAGTTTTAAATGATTACGGTACGGTGAAATACTTTGGGGTAGATACTTTTACCTCCGGGATCTTTAGGGCCTGGTTTTCTTTTGGGGACATTAATACCGCTATTTATCTCTCCGCAATTTTGACCGTAATAGTTTTAGTGCTGATCTGGTTGGAGAATATCCAAAGAGGGCGTCGGAATTGGAATGCTGGCAGTGCTGGTACCAAGCCGGCAATTAGGATCATGCCTAGACGTAAAAGTACACGATGGTTGTATACAGTCCTGTGCATGGTAGTTTTACTGATTAGCTTTATTTTTCCACTGTCACAACTTTTTTATTGGGTATCCCTTACCTGGCGCAATGTGGTGGACTCTGAATTCGGTATCTTAATTTTCAGAAGTTTCTCCCTAGCAATCGGTTCCGCGGTGGCCATTGCCGTTATTTCCATATTTCTATTGTATGCCACCCGACTAAGTCCCCTGAGATGGACTAAACATATTGCGCGTACCGCTTCCTTGGGCTATGCTATCCCTGGTGCGGTTATTGCAGTTGGAGTTATGATCCCGATGATGGGCCTAGATCGGAAAATTAACTGGGCAATATCACATGAGCTAGGGATGATTTTATCGGGAACATTGTTTATCTTGGTGGTGGCGTATATTGTTCGGTTTATGGCGGTAGGTTATAACGCTATTGACGCAGGTTTTCAGAAAACTGGGGCCTCGGTAAATGAGGTGGCACGATCCTTGGGCGCTTCACCCCTAAGGACCTTGTGGAAAATAGATTTACCTTTGATAAAGAACAGTATTGCAGGAGCGGTGTTATTGGCCTTTGTAGATATATTAAAGGAACTCCCGCTGACCTTGATTTTGAGACCATTCAACTTCCATACCCTAGCGACCAAAGCTTTTGATATGGCGACCAATGAGATGATAGCAGAATCGGCAAACGCTTCCCTGGTGGTGGTGTTAACGGGAGTGATACCTATTATAGTGCTGAATAATATGATTAGTAGAAAGGAATGA
- a CDS encoding Fe(3+) ABC transporter substrate-binding protein, with protein sequence MSNSLKFGFILILMTFFVACGDSTNSTEVVNVYTHRHYKADDELFFKFAEETGIKVNIVNASADELIQRLETEGKDSNADILITVDAGRLYRAQSKDLLQPIRSKILEANIGPKFREKEGYWYGLTYRARIIAYAKDRVNPEDIKTYEDLADPKWNGKVVIRSSENVYNQSLMASIILADGEEKAKEWAEGVVENMARNPKGSDRDQVKAVASGEGDIAVVNTYYIGLMLNDENVEERKAGESVGIIFPNQDGRGTHINVSGIGVTKYAPNKDNAVKLMEFLSGEKAQQTLANLNYEYPINPKAAKASILKTWGDFKADSVELYKLGEYNSKAVMIFDEAGWK encoded by the coding sequence ATGAGTAATAGCTTAAAATTTGGTTTTATACTGATCCTGATGACTTTTTTCGTGGCATGTGGGGATTCTACAAATTCCACGGAAGTGGTCAATGTCTATACGCACCGACATTATAAGGCCGATGACGAACTTTTTTTCAAATTTGCGGAAGAGACCGGTATTAAGGTCAATATTGTAAACGCCAGTGCTGATGAACTTATCCAACGATTGGAAACGGAAGGGAAAGATTCCAATGCAGATATTCTGATTACCGTGGATGCGGGCAGACTTTATCGCGCTCAGTCAAAAGATCTATTGCAGCCCATCCGTTCTAAGATCCTAGAGGCCAATATTGGGCCTAAGTTTCGGGAGAAAGAGGGGTACTGGTACGGGCTTACCTACAGGGCAAGGATTATTGCCTATGCCAAAGACAGGGTGAATCCAGAGGATATTAAAACTTATGAAGATCTGGCAGATCCAAAATGGAACGGTAAAGTAGTAATCCGTTCTTCCGAGAATGTTTATAACCAATCTTTGATGGCTTCTATAATTTTGGCCGATGGCGAAGAAAAGGCCAAGGAGTGGGCAGAAGGGGTAGTCGAAAATATGGCTAGAAATCCAAAGGGCAGCGATCGTGACCAAGTAAAGGCAGTGGCTTCCGGAGAGGGAGATATAGCAGTGGTAAACACTTATTATATTGGACTGATGTTGAACGATGAGAACGTGGAAGAGCGCAAGGCCGGAGAGAGTGTAGGGATTATTTTCCCGAACCAGGACGGAAGAGGTACCCATATTAACGTTAGCGGGATAGGGGTGACCAAATATGCACCAAATAAGGACAATGCCGTTAAGCTTATGGAGTTCCTTTCAGGAGAAAAAGCTCAGCAAACCTTGGCAAACTTAAACTACGAATACCCAATTAATCCGAAGGCCGCTAAGGCTTCCATTTTAAAGACCTGGGGTGATTTTAAAGCAGATTCCGTGGAGCTCTATAAACTTGGGGAATACAATAGCAAGGCCGTTATGATTTTTGATGAGGCTGGCTGGAAATAA
- the ilvA gene encoding threonine ammonia-lyase IlvA gives MGFLDKVYQAKERIKNVAIHTPLMKNENLSEEFAAEVWLKREDLQPVRSYKLRGAYNKIFSLSDVDKNKQVVCASAGNHAQGVAYACFKLNIKATIFMPATTPPQKIKQVNLFGKDKVEVVLKGDTFDEAFQHARKYCEEQSATFIHPFDDEKVIAGQGTLALELLDDQQTSIDYLFVPIGGGGLAAGVCTVFKQLSPHTKIIGVEPAGAASMDTSIRNGVNTSLENVNKFIDGAAVKRVGTLTYEICKNYLTDIILVPEGKVCTTILRLYNEEAIVVEPAGALTIAALDFYKEKIKGKNIVCVVSGGNNDISRTEEIKERSLLYEGLKHYFIINFPQRPSALKEFVNSVLGPDDDITYFQFSKTNNRESGPAVVGIELKNHNDFPKIEEQLKYRKYNYQYLNENEDLFTLLI, from the coding sequence ATGGGGTTTCTAGATAAAGTATATCAAGCAAAAGAGCGAATAAAAAACGTTGCGATACATACACCATTGATGAAAAATGAAAACCTGAGCGAAGAATTTGCTGCTGAGGTTTGGTTAAAACGAGAGGATTTACAGCCTGTTCGCTCCTACAAGCTAAGAGGTGCATACAATAAAATTTTTTCCCTTTCAGATGTCGATAAAAATAAACAAGTTGTTTGTGCCAGTGCCGGTAATCATGCCCAAGGCGTTGCTTATGCCTGTTTTAAGCTCAATATAAAGGCAACTATATTTATGCCGGCTACTACACCTCCACAAAAAATAAAACAAGTAAACCTCTTTGGCAAAGATAAAGTTGAGGTGGTTTTAAAAGGAGATACATTTGATGAAGCATTTCAACACGCAAGGAAGTATTGTGAGGAACAATCCGCAACCTTCATTCACCCATTTGATGATGAAAAAGTAATTGCCGGACAAGGAACTTTAGCATTAGAATTATTGGATGATCAACAAACATCGATAGATTATTTGTTTGTCCCCATTGGCGGTGGTGGTTTAGCGGCGGGTGTATGCACGGTATTTAAACAACTAAGTCCACATACCAAAATAATTGGAGTGGAACCTGCCGGTGCCGCATCAATGGATACCTCCATAAGAAATGGGGTTAATACCTCATTGGAAAATGTCAATAAATTTATAGATGGAGCGGCAGTAAAGCGTGTTGGTACTCTAACCTATGAAATATGTAAGAATTATTTGACCGACATTATTCTGGTTCCTGAGGGTAAAGTGTGCACAACCATTCTGCGATTGTATAATGAGGAAGCCATAGTGGTAGAGCCTGCCGGAGCATTAACCATTGCCGCACTTGATTTTTACAAAGAAAAAATAAAAGGAAAAAATATAGTATGCGTTGTTAGCGGAGGGAATAATGATATTTCCAGAACCGAAGAAATAAAAGAGAGATCATTGTTATATGAAGGATTGAAGCATTATTTTATTATCAACTTCCCGCAACGCCCCAGTGCGCTAAAAGAATTTGTGAATTCGGTTTTGGGCCCCGATGATGACATAACCTATTTTCAATTTTCTAAAACGAATAATCGTGAAAGTGGCCCTGCAGTAGTGGGAATTGAATTGAAAAACCACAATGATTTTCCTAAGATTGAAGAACAATTAAAATATAGAAAATACAATTATCAATACTTGAATGAGAATGAAGATTTGTTTACACTCCTTATTTAA
- the ilvN gene encoding acetolactate synthase small subunit, translating into MEKTYTVSVFTENSIGMMNRITIIFTRRHLNIDSITASESEIKGVFRYTIVLRTSREQVDKVVGQLEKLIDVFKAFVHEDSEIVHQEIALYKIRTETLTNGDVEKVIREHHARILTVDPKFMVIEKTGHVEETQLLFENLQPYGVLEFVRSGRVAVTKPMKELSAYLEEL; encoded by the coding sequence ATGGAAAAAACATATACAGTATCGGTCTTTACAGAAAACAGCATCGGGATGATGAATCGCATTACTATCATTTTTACGCGCAGACATTTAAATATTGATAGTATCACAGCGTCGGAATCGGAAATAAAAGGAGTTTTTCGATATACTATCGTATTAAGAACTAGTAGAGAGCAAGTAGATAAAGTAGTTGGACAACTGGAAAAATTAATTGATGTTTTTAAAGCCTTTGTACACGAAGACTCTGAAATAGTGCATCAGGAAATTGCATTGTATAAGATTAGAACGGAAACCTTGACCAATGGTGATGTAGAAAAAGTGATACGGGAACATCACGCAAGAATCCTTACGGTGGATCCTAAATTTATGGTCATCGAAAAAACAGGACACGTTGAAGAAACACAATTGCTATTTGAAAACTTACAGCCCTACGGGGTGCTAGAATTTGTACGCTCGGGAAGAGTAGCGGTAACAAAACCTATGAAGGAATTAAGTGCCTATTTAGAAGAATTATAA